A single region of the Marinobacter salinus genome encodes:
- a CDS encoding YhdP family protein: MSSADREPPLPDNYPESSPVRLAARVSSLVWWMLLVILLLFALYAGLGRQLTRNVDAFTDDLARELSARIGHDVSIGSLSSRWIWLDPSFTAREIAVSNRDSGMEIARLEHLRIRFDFLSSLMRQRVVFEDFEADGLELTLNQSEAGKVKVRGAELPEPVNNRLKEWLELAGTVLSEPYVKITRFSLGIRDNKGHLRHLDIPQLDLVYRQGLFRASGRAMQSGTTQQLANFSLVGQHFFRGDFTGQLYLGVDSGRLFDGLIDEYQWRDIRVEGFDLGGEGWLTFRDGMLQQVSGTVKTPYLQLGVGNESLAPLENIRARFGWRRHPDALSEVGPSALGRPGGPGEWHLQQLQWTWNGDDVPPFSLRLKPEGPGLTVIADALPLSPLRRLASLLPLLPERARAALENYRPGGFLDRMELSIPDSSAKGFEFTGRLRDVGVMAHRGAPSVSGLFGSVYLNQDSGYVRVKAGEQPVGLGFPQLFRAGWSFSEVDALVAWQLDGPVTRVYSDDIRMVYNSDTILDGGFDLKLDKNGEDNLGLRVGLENASANMLADFVPNKAVSPVLYNWLTTAIKEASITSGMYYGHGQVGFGAPRGSFVSSMWYEFENATVAYDERWPEVSGASGRVVVNNGDTRVTLDKAETGGVTLAPSTVRVVPGSAGAVVLVDAAAEVPGEAVGFWMNNSPLGELAGSEARTLEYDGQYQLGLGIELPLGSDQAPVVEAHVTASGGTVSYPPADLSWSNITGDLTYHTVDGFSGGPMQARFFGEPVSISLSRSKAGDALAIRQSGQLAIPEILAKAGLASDRSFGMSGSLSYTAGLDVGAESTSGIRVRSDLKGVVLDWPQTLAKTATESAPLEALVDPGAEGGISIRGDWENRMAFDLLWKETGFDLTVGHLYLGSHTLNDIQINALDLGDRWVVETRSERAVGRMAVPVDGGRVAADFEVVRLVRNDEARSEAPELLTLEEQLEAFRSLDMGGWPDVDVSINELQLNDETLGRWTFTLRPEPYMLKVSSIEGRLSSLTLLGDMTWSIVDNREVSRFAGSVTGGALADLSKLFGTQIPLTNKATNIELDLDWPGRPDEFSLRDLSGSVSLRLDDGIILEQNNTAQLFRFFNLLNADTLWRRLKLDFSDLYERGVAFDAISGKAQIVEGLVTLAPELQIVGPSGAFKLSGTTDIPGETLDMRLVVVLPLTQNLPLAALLMGASAPIGGALFVLDKILGDPLSKLTSASYSVTGTWSDPLVDLKQVFDNGK; the protein is encoded by the coding sequence ATGTCTTCCGCCGATCGCGAGCCGCCCCTGCCGGATAACTACCCCGAGAGCTCGCCGGTAAGACTGGCAGCCCGGGTCTCCAGTCTCGTCTGGTGGATGCTTCTCGTTATTCTTCTGTTGTTCGCGTTATACGCGGGTTTAGGGCGTCAGCTCACCCGTAACGTGGATGCGTTCACCGATGATCTGGCCCGGGAACTGTCAGCACGTATTGGCCATGACGTTTCCATTGGCAGTCTGTCCTCCCGGTGGATCTGGCTGGATCCTTCTTTCACCGCACGCGAGATTGCCGTCTCCAACCGGGATTCAGGCATGGAAATCGCCCGCCTTGAGCACTTGCGCATCCGGTTTGATTTCCTGTCGTCACTGATGCGACAGCGGGTCGTGTTTGAGGATTTCGAAGCGGATGGGCTTGAGCTGACGCTCAACCAGTCCGAGGCGGGGAAGGTCAAAGTCCGGGGCGCTGAACTTCCGGAGCCGGTTAACAACCGTCTGAAGGAGTGGCTGGAGCTGGCGGGGACAGTTCTGTCGGAACCTTATGTCAAAATCACGCGCTTCAGCCTGGGGATAAGGGATAACAAGGGACACCTGCGTCACCTGGATATCCCTCAGCTGGATCTGGTGTACCGGCAGGGACTGTTTCGCGCTTCCGGTCGGGCCATGCAATCCGGAACGACCCAGCAACTGGCCAACTTCAGCCTGGTTGGCCAGCATTTCTTCCGGGGCGATTTTACCGGTCAGCTTTATCTGGGCGTGGACTCGGGCCGGCTTTTTGATGGCCTTATAGACGAGTATCAGTGGCGGGACATTCGTGTTGAGGGGTTCGACCTCGGGGGCGAGGGCTGGCTGACCTTCCGGGACGGCATGCTGCAACAGGTCAGTGGCACGGTAAAGACACCCTACCTGCAGTTGGGAGTCGGCAATGAATCCCTGGCACCCCTTGAAAACATTCGCGCGCGGTTTGGCTGGCGCCGGCACCCGGACGCCCTGTCGGAGGTCGGTCCGTCGGCACTGGGCCGCCCAGGCGGCCCGGGTGAGTGGCACCTCCAACAACTTCAGTGGACATGGAACGGCGATGATGTGCCGCCATTCAGTCTGCGCCTCAAACCCGAGGGCCCGGGGCTTACCGTTATTGCAGATGCCTTGCCTCTCAGCCCACTGCGCAGGCTTGCTTCTCTGCTGCCACTTCTTCCCGAGCGGGCCAGAGCTGCTCTTGAAAACTATCGTCCAGGAGGATTTCTGGACCGCATGGAACTGAGTATCCCGGATTCATCCGCTAAAGGCTTTGAGTTCACGGGGCGTCTCCGCGATGTGGGTGTGATGGCTCACAGGGGAGCGCCAAGTGTGTCTGGGCTGTTCGGCTCGGTGTATCTCAATCAGGACTCCGGTTATGTCCGGGTGAAGGCCGGGGAGCAGCCGGTGGGCCTTGGTTTCCCTCAACTCTTCCGGGCAGGCTGGTCATTCTCCGAGGTTGATGCTCTGGTTGCCTGGCAGCTGGATGGTCCTGTCACCCGAGTCTATTCCGACGATATTCGCATGGTGTACAACAGCGACACCATTCTTGACGGCGGTTTCGATCTGAAGCTGGACAAAAACGGAGAGGATAACCTGGGGCTGCGGGTCGGTCTTGAGAACGCAAGCGCCAATATGCTGGCAGATTTCGTTCCGAACAAGGCCGTCAGCCCCGTGCTCTATAACTGGCTGACAACGGCAATCAAAGAGGCCTCAATTACCTCAGGCATGTATTACGGCCATGGTCAGGTTGGTTTCGGGGCACCCAGAGGGTCCTTTGTGTCCTCTATGTGGTACGAGTTCGAGAATGCCACTGTTGCCTACGACGAGCGCTGGCCGGAAGTGTCAGGCGCGAGTGGACGGGTGGTCGTAAACAACGGCGATACTCGAGTGACGCTGGACAAAGCCGAAACAGGTGGGGTTACACTCGCACCCAGTACCGTGCGGGTTGTTCCTGGCAGCGCTGGAGCGGTGGTGTTGGTAGACGCTGCTGCCGAGGTTCCGGGAGAGGCCGTTGGGTTCTGGATGAACAACAGTCCCCTGGGGGAGTTGGCGGGATCAGAAGCCAGGACGCTCGAGTATGATGGTCAGTATCAACTGGGTCTTGGGATAGAACTGCCATTAGGTTCGGACCAAGCACCGGTGGTAGAGGCCCATGTCACGGCTTCCGGCGGCACTGTCAGCTATCCGCCGGCTGACCTGAGCTGGAGTAATATCACCGGGGATCTGACTTATCACACCGTTGACGGCTTCTCCGGAGGGCCAATGCAGGCGCGGTTCTTTGGCGAGCCTGTGAGCATCAGCCTGAGTCGCAGTAAAGCGGGTGACGCGCTCGCCATTCGCCAATCCGGACAGCTGGCTATTCCGGAGATACTGGCAAAGGCGGGTCTGGCTTCCGACCGGAGCTTCGGCATGAGCGGATCCCTTTCCTACACCGCCGGTCTGGATGTGGGTGCCGAGAGTACCTCTGGAATAAGGGTGCGATCCGACCTGAAAGGGGTCGTTCTTGACTGGCCTCAGACGCTTGCAAAGACGGCGACCGAGTCAGCACCGTTGGAGGCCCTGGTTGATCCCGGCGCGGAGGGCGGCATTTCCATTCGGGGAGACTGGGAAAATCGCATGGCCTTTGACCTGCTCTGGAAGGAAACCGGCTTCGACCTGACGGTTGGCCATCTATACCTGGGCAGTCACACCCTGAATGATATCCAGATCAACGCCCTTGATCTGGGTGACCGTTGGGTGGTTGAAACCCGGTCCGAGCGTGCCGTTGGGCGGATGGCCGTACCCGTCGATGGTGGCAGGGTTGCCGCGGATTTCGAGGTTGTCAGACTTGTCCGTAATGACGAAGCGCGAAGCGAGGCACCAGAATTGCTGACCCTGGAAGAGCAGCTTGAAGCATTCAGGTCTCTGGATATGGGGGGCTGGCCTGATGTTGACGTAAGCATCAACGAACTTCAATTGAACGACGAAACCCTGGGAAGATGGACGTTTACGTTGCGCCCTGAGCCATACATGTTAAAGGTAAGCAGTATTGAGGGCCGGCTCAGCTCCCTGACGCTGCTTGGTGATATGACCTGGAGTATTGTGGATAACCGGGAGGTAAGCCGGTTTGCCGGCTCGGTCACCGGTGGCGCTCTGGCAGACCTCAGTAAACTGTTTGGAACTCAGATCCCCCTGACCAATAAAGCCACCAATATTGAGCTGGATCTGGATTGGCCCGGCCGACCTGATGAATTTTCGCTGCGGGACCTCAGTGGTTCGGTCAGTCTCCGGCTGGATGACGGTATTATCCTGGAGCAGAACAACACCGCTCAATTGTTTCGTTTTTTCAATCTGTTGAACGCCGATACCCTGTGGCGGCGCCTGAAGCTCGATTTTTCGGACCTTTATGAGCGGGGAGTTGCGTTTGATGCCATTTCCGGCAAAGCACAGATTGTTGAAGGGTTGGTAACACTGGCCCCGGAACTCCAGATCGTGGGCCCATCGGGCGCGTTCAAGCTCAGTGGCACGACAGACATCCCCGGTGAAACGCTGGATATGCGCCTGGTGGTCGTTCTGCCGCTGACCCAGAATCTGCCGTTGGCCGCGTTGTTAATGGGTGCCAGTGCCCCCATAGGTGGGGCATTATTTGTTCTGGACAAGATTCTGGGAGATCCTCTCAGCAAGCTGACCAGTGCCAGCTATAGTGTGACCGGCACCTGGAGCGATCCGCTGGTAGACCTGAAGCAGGTATTTGATAACGGCAAATAG
- a CDS encoding carbon-nitrogen hydrolase family protein, producing MTTSISNRVAAIQMVSTHDIRANLDEARKLLEKAASEGARVAVLPENFAVLATSQMVACGQVESSEKPVIRAFLAEQAKKLGLWIVGGSLPLAHRPDGSDIEGKVRASCLVFDDQGREVARYDKIHLFDAMVEDAQGQYRESDTFEPGEQLVTLDTPAGKLGLAICYDLRFPELFRALREQAVDWVCLPSAFTWQTGNAHWHALIRARAIENQVWVVAPGQGGQNSEHRRTYGHSLICDPWGKVVKELAVGSGVVTAELDAEQLIQLRKRMPVWEHRRL from the coding sequence ATGACCACATCAATTTCCAATCGCGTTGCCGCCATCCAGATGGTAAGCACCCATGACATCCGAGCGAACCTGGATGAGGCCCGGAAGTTACTGGAGAAAGCCGCCAGTGAAGGGGCCCGCGTGGCAGTCTTGCCAGAAAACTTTGCTGTATTGGCAACCAGTCAGATGGTCGCGTGCGGACAGGTAGAGTCCTCGGAGAAGCCGGTCATCCGGGCATTCCTGGCAGAGCAGGCGAAAAAACTCGGGTTGTGGATTGTCGGCGGATCACTGCCATTAGCACACAGGCCCGATGGCTCGGACATTGAAGGGAAGGTCAGAGCCTCTTGCCTGGTGTTTGATGACCAGGGTCGGGAAGTCGCTCGCTATGACAAGATACACCTGTTCGATGCGATGGTTGAAGATGCCCAGGGCCAATACCGGGAGTCAGACACCTTCGAGCCCGGTGAACAGTTGGTGACACTGGATACACCAGCGGGAAAACTCGGTCTTGCCATCTGTTACGATCTGCGCTTTCCGGAGTTGTTTCGGGCGTTGCGGGAACAGGCTGTTGATTGGGTGTGTTTACCCAGTGCCTTTACCTGGCAGACCGGAAATGCCCACTGGCATGCTCTCATACGCGCACGGGCGATCGAAAATCAGGTCTGGGTTGTTGCTCCTGGACAGGGGGGGCAAAACAGCGAGCATCGCCGAACCTATGGCCACAGCCTGATTTGCGACCCCTGGGGCAAGGTGGTGAAGGAGCTTGCCGTGGGCTCCGGAGTGGTGACCGCGGAGCTGGACGCGGAACAGCTAATACAGCTGCGGAAGCGGATGCCGGTGTGGGAGCACCGCCGGCTGTAA
- the yjgA gene encoding ribosome biogenesis factor YjgA, with protein MKDHQDNNDAPEYDGPSKSQLKREMHALQDIGKRMLELSNDQLDTLSISDTLRSAIEESRRIRQNEAKRRHLQFIGKVIRQEDDPDALKRAIDAFDAGSEEHTRRHHLAERWRDRMIAEGDTVVGEFFSYCPGADLQHLRNLARNARKDVEKQKNTGQARKLFRYLRECIDDAEAAN; from the coding sequence ATGAAAGATCATCAAGACAACAACGACGCGCCGGAATACGACGGCCCCAGCAAGTCCCAGCTGAAGCGGGAAATGCACGCCCTGCAGGACATCGGCAAACGAATGCTCGAACTGAGCAACGATCAGCTCGATACCCTCTCGATCAGCGATACCCTGCGCTCTGCCATTGAGGAGTCGCGACGGATTCGCCAAAACGAAGCGAAACGCCGCCATCTCCAGTTCATCGGCAAGGTAATCAGGCAGGAAGACGATCCGGACGCCCTGAAGCGAGCCATTGATGCGTTTGATGCCGGCAGTGAAGAGCACACCCGGCGCCACCACCTGGCCGAACGTTGGCGCGACCGCATGATTGCCGAGGGCGATACCGTGGTGGGCGAATTCTTCAGCTACTGCCCGGGCGCCGACCTTCAACACCTGCGCAATCTGGCCCGTAACGCACGCAAGGATGTGGAAAAGCAAAAAAATACAGGCCAGGCCCGGAAACTGTTTCGCTATCTCCGGGAATGCATCGACGACGCTGAAGCAGCAAACTGA
- the mgtE gene encoding magnesium transporter: protein MTDILEKSQARQRLRSLSEALDSGALKQVARILNGGLSPSDIAHLLESSPPRQRALLWNLVDKQLEGEVLQYLSDDIRGYFLSQLNAQELADIIEDFESDDLADLLQQLPDTVIQEVLDTMDEQDRQRVEEVLSYPEDTAGGLMNTDTITVRPDISIDVVLRYLRRHRNLPPMTDNLIVVSRRDEFIGMLPITKMLVSNPASTVREVMDTDIEPIPVTLSDTKVATLFERYDLISAPVVNEDGRLLGRITIDDVVDVIREDADHSLMSMAGLDEDEDTFAPVWKTTRRRAVWLGINLITAFIASAVIGLFEETITKVVALAVLMPIVASMGGIAGSQTLTLVIRGMAVGQISGANVRWLLNREFLSGAMNGIFWALVVASAAATWFQDLMIGGIIAAALIINLVAAALAGTVLPLFLKSRNIDPALAGSVILTTVTDVVGFMAFLGLATIFYA from the coding sequence ATGACCGATATTCTGGAAAAAAGCCAGGCCCGTCAACGCCTTCGATCCCTGAGCGAAGCTCTGGACAGTGGCGCCCTGAAACAGGTTGCCCGCATCCTTAACGGCGGCCTGAGCCCCAGTGATATTGCCCACCTTCTTGAGTCCTCTCCTCCCCGCCAGCGGGCCCTGTTATGGAACCTGGTGGACAAACAGCTGGAAGGGGAAGTTCTCCAGTATCTGAGCGACGACATCCGGGGTTACTTCCTCAGCCAGCTGAATGCCCAGGAACTGGCGGATATCATCGAGGATTTCGAGTCGGACGACCTGGCCGACTTGCTGCAGCAGTTGCCGGACACGGTGATCCAGGAAGTTCTGGACACCATGGACGAACAGGACCGCCAACGGGTCGAGGAAGTACTCTCCTACCCGGAGGACACCGCTGGCGGCCTGATGAACACGGATACCATCACGGTACGTCCGGACATCAGCATCGATGTTGTACTCCGTTACCTGCGAAGACACCGCAACCTGCCCCCGATGACCGACAACCTGATTGTCGTCAGCCGGCGGGACGAGTTCATTGGTATGTTGCCGATCACCAAGATGCTGGTATCAAATCCCGCTTCCACGGTTCGGGAAGTCATGGACACGGACATAGAGCCTATTCCAGTCACACTCTCAGACACCAAGGTTGCGACCCTGTTCGAGCGTTACGATCTGATTTCGGCGCCCGTAGTGAATGAAGACGGTCGGCTGTTGGGGCGCATCACCATCGATGACGTGGTCGACGTTATCCGGGAAGATGCCGATCACTCGCTGATGAGCATGGCCGGTCTGGACGAAGATGAAGACACTTTTGCACCAGTCTGGAAAACAACACGTCGCCGTGCGGTCTGGCTGGGCATTAACCTGATTACCGCGTTTATCGCCTCTGCCGTTATCGGCCTGTTCGAGGAGACCATTACCAAGGTGGTCGCGCTTGCCGTGCTTATGCCTATTGTTGCCAGTATGGGAGGCATTGCCGGCAGCCAGACCCTGACCCTGGTCATTCGCGGTATGGCGGTTGGGCAGATAAGCGGCGCCAATGTGCGCTGGCTGTTGAACCGGGAATTCCTGTCCGGCGCCATGAACGGTATATTCTGGGCGCTGGTGGTTGCCAGCGCCGCAGCCACCTGGTTCCAGGATCTGATGATCGGTGGCATTATTGCCGCCGCACTGATCATAAACCTGGTCGCAGCCGCTCTGGCGGGCACGGTACTGCCCCTGTTCCTGAAGTCGCGCAATATTGATCCGGCTCTCGCGGGCAGCGTGATCCTGACCACTGTTACCGATGTAGTAGGCTTTATGGCCTTCCTTGGCCTGGCCACGATTTTTTACGCTTAA
- a CDS encoding HPr family phosphocarrier protein produces MIRKPITIINKLGLHARATAKLVATASEFESSVRISGKGREVDAKNIMQVMMLAASQGTNVELIADGHDEREAIDALVKLINDYFGEGG; encoded by the coding sequence ATGATCCGCAAGCCCATCACCATCATCAACAAACTGGGACTGCATGCCCGGGCGACTGCCAAGCTGGTCGCCACGGCATCGGAATTCGAAAGCAGTGTAAGGATCAGCGGCAAGGGTCGGGAAGTGGATGCCAAAAACATTATGCAGGTCATGATGCTGGCCGCCAGCCAGGGGACCAACGTAGAATTGATTGCGGATGGCCACGATGAGCGGGAAGCCATTGACGCCCTGGTCAAACTGATAAATGACTATTTTGGGGAAGGCGGGTAA
- the rapZ gene encoding RNase adapter RapZ, with protein sequence MKLIIVSGRSGSGKSTALHVLEDLGFYCIDNLPIGLLFPLTREATNQATPGRLGKMAVSIDARNLSGELANFEEIYRQLQETGVTVEVIFLDADEQSLLQRFHATRRKHPLSDDKTSLREAISYEKECLEPLSKLSDLYVNTTGMSMYELRDMIKQRVVGRKDQELALLFQSFGFKHGVPLDSDYVFDVRCLPNPYWDNSLRKFVGTDQPVIDFLEKEPASRKMIDDLTAFLDTWLPSFADSNRSYMTISIGCTGGQHRSVYVSEQLCEHFRQQYSNVQVRHTELPHLQSREEI encoded by the coding sequence ATGAAACTGATCATCGTCAGTGGCAGGTCCGGTTCAGGCAAGAGTACGGCACTCCATGTTCTTGAAGACCTGGGGTTTTATTGCATTGACAACCTCCCCATTGGACTGCTTTTCCCGCTCACACGGGAAGCCACTAACCAGGCAACACCCGGCCGGCTAGGCAAAATGGCCGTCAGTATTGATGCACGCAACCTGTCCGGCGAACTCGCCAATTTTGAAGAGATATACCGGCAGCTCCAGGAAACCGGAGTCACCGTCGAAGTCATATTTCTCGATGCCGACGAACAATCCCTGCTCCAGAGATTCCACGCCACTCGCCGCAAGCACCCCCTAAGCGATGATAAAACATCTCTCAGGGAAGCCATCAGTTATGAAAAGGAGTGCCTGGAACCGCTCTCCAAGCTGTCAGATCTTTATGTGAATACCACTGGCATGTCCATGTACGAACTGCGCGACATGATCAAACAGCGCGTCGTGGGCCGGAAAGACCAGGAGCTCGCCCTGTTGTTCCAGTCCTTTGGTTTCAAACACGGTGTTCCGCTGGACTCCGACTATGTGTTCGACGTGCGCTGTCTTCCAAACCCATACTGGGACAACAGTCTGCGCAAGTTCGTCGGCACCGATCAGCCAGTCATCGACTTCCTGGAGAAAGAACCTGCCAGCCGCAAGATGATTGATGATCTGACCGCTTTTCTGGACACCTGGCTACCTTCATTTGCCGACAGCAACCGCAGCTATATGACCATTTCCATTGGTTGCACCGGCGGCCAGCATCGCTCGGTCTACGTGTCGGAACAGCTCTGCGAACATTTCCGCCAGCAGTACAGCAACGTTCAGGTCCGCCATACCGAATTACCGCATCTGCAATCCCGGGAAGAGATCTGA
- the ptsN gene encoding PTS IIA-like nitrogen regulatory protein PtsN, which translates to MSDTSLTIDNILAPELTLCRVQASSKKRVLEFIAEQINQHDGSLSETQIFNNLVARERLGSTGIGQGIAIPHCRLEGLDHVVGVLMTLEESIEFDAIDNQPVDLVFALVVPKEATSEHLELLSQLAEKFNERAFCDRLRQSDDAKTLYERMTAANG; encoded by the coding sequence ATGAGCGACACATCCCTGACCATTGACAACATACTTGCTCCAGAGCTGACCCTTTGCCGGGTTCAGGCCTCCAGCAAGAAACGGGTTCTGGAATTCATTGCCGAGCAGATCAACCAGCATGACGGTTCGCTCAGTGAGACCCAGATTTTCAACAACCTGGTCGCCCGCGAGCGCTTGGGCAGCACTGGCATCGGGCAAGGCATCGCCATACCCCATTGCCGCCTCGAAGGATTGGATCACGTCGTTGGTGTACTGATGACGCTGGAAGAAAGCATTGAGTTCGACGCTATCGATAACCAGCCGGTCGACCTGGTGTTTGCCCTCGTTGTTCCCAAGGAGGCCACCAGCGAGCACCTGGAGCTGCTAAGCCAACTGGCGGAGAAGTTTAATGAACGCGCATTCTGCGATCGCCTGCGCCAGTCTGACGACGCCAAAACACTGTATGAGCGTATGACTGCAGCAAACGGCTGA
- the hpf gene encoding ribosome hibernation promoting factor, whose protein sequence is MQLNISGHHVELTPALKDYVSEKFEKLERHFDHISNCQVTLEVEKVRQMAEATLHVVGGEIHAKAENEDMYAAIDSLIDKLDRQILKHKEKNVDRMHGNGSR, encoded by the coding sequence ATGCAACTCAACATTTCAGGCCATCACGTAGAACTGACTCCCGCTTTGAAAGATTATGTTTCAGAGAAATTTGAGAAACTGGAACGCCACTTTGACCACATCAGTAATTGTCAGGTGACCCTGGAAGTGGAAAAAGTGCGTCAGATGGCGGAAGCAACCCTTCACGTGGTTGGTGGTGAGATTCACGCAAAGGCTGAGAATGAGGACATGTATGCAGCGATTGACTCGCTCATTGACAAACTGGACCGCCAGATCCTCAAGCACAAGGAAAAAAATGTAGACCGGATGCACGGAAACGGCTCTCGTTAA
- a CDS encoding RNA polymerase factor sigma-54 yields MKASLQLKLGQSLTMTPQLQQAIRLLQLSTLDLQQEIQQALESNPMLENSEEDDEPEASSNEDSGNRDESSTEASAEPASESASDWDETENGPDWTSENEIPDNIPDDLPVDTAWDDIYQSAPASTARNDDENDHDFETRNSPTETLQDHLEWQLNLTPLNERDRAIAHALMDAVNERGYLTSPLEEIHAGLLDENEEDPLELDEVEAVLHRLQHFDPPGVFARDLQECLLIQLNQLPPDTPWLAQARLVITHYINLLGNRDYAQLLRRSRLKEDQLREVLALITGLNPRPGDVLDRAEPDYVIPDVIVRKHNGRWRVELNPEIAPRIRVNASYASLIRRADSSADNTYLRDQLQEAKWFIKSLQSRNETLLKVATRIVEHQQGFLDEGEEAMKPLILSDIAQAVEMHESTISRVTTQKYMHTPRGIFELKYFFSSHVSTNEGGECSSTAIRAMIKKLIAAETPKKPLSDSKIAAMLGEQGIKVARRTVAKYREAMHIPPSNERKRLV; encoded by the coding sequence ATGAAAGCCTCCTTACAGTTAAAGCTGGGTCAAAGCCTGACCATGACGCCCCAGCTGCAACAGGCGATCCGGCTACTGCAGCTCTCCACCCTCGACCTTCAACAGGAAATCCAGCAGGCACTGGAATCCAACCCCATGCTGGAGAACTCCGAGGAGGATGACGAGCCGGAAGCCAGCTCAAACGAAGACAGCGGAAATCGTGACGAGAGCAGCACCGAAGCCAGTGCCGAGCCAGCCTCGGAGTCTGCCTCTGACTGGGATGAAACAGAAAATGGTCCGGACTGGACTTCAGAAAATGAGATTCCGGACAATATTCCCGATGATCTGCCCGTCGATACTGCCTGGGATGATATCTACCAGTCTGCCCCGGCATCGACCGCCCGGAACGATGACGAAAACGATCACGACTTCGAAACCCGCAACTCCCCCACCGAAACCCTTCAAGATCACCTTGAGTGGCAACTGAACCTGACGCCGTTAAACGAACGGGACCGGGCCATTGCCCACGCGCTGATGGATGCGGTGAATGAGCGGGGCTACCTGACCAGCCCTCTGGAAGAAATCCACGCGGGCCTGCTTGATGAGAATGAGGAAGATCCGCTGGAACTGGACGAGGTGGAGGCGGTCCTGCACCGGTTGCAGCACTTCGATCCTCCCGGCGTGTTTGCCCGGGACCTCCAGGAATGCCTGCTCATCCAACTGAATCAGTTGCCTCCAGACACACCATGGCTGGCCCAGGCCCGGTTAGTGATTACCCACTATATCAATCTCCTGGGTAATCGTGACTACGCTCAGTTACTGCGCCGAAGCCGCTTGAAAGAAGATCAGCTCCGAGAGGTTCTGGCGCTCATTACCGGCCTAAACCCTCGCCCGGGTGATGTCCTCGACCGCGCCGAACCCGACTACGTCATACCCGACGTTATTGTCCGCAAACATAATGGTCGCTGGCGCGTCGAGCTGAATCCTGAAATTGCCCCCCGCATTCGTGTCAATGCAAGCTATGCTTCTCTTATACGGCGGGCCGATAGCAGCGCGGACAACACCTACCTGCGGGATCAGCTTCAAGAGGCAAAGTGGTTTATCAAAAGCCTGCAAAGCCGAAACGAAACCCTGCTGAAGGTGGCGACACGTATCGTGGAACACCAACAGGGATTTCTGGATGAAGGTGAAGAGGCCATGAAGCCCCTGATCCTCTCGGACATTGCCCAGGCGGTAGAGATGCATGAATCGACGATCTCCCGTGTGACCACACAGAAGTACATGCATACTCCCCGGGGGATTTTTGAGCTTAAATATTTCTTCTCCAGCCATGTCAGCACCAACGAGGGGGGGGAATGCTCCTCAACAGCAATCCGCGCAATGATCAAAAAGCTGATTGCGGCAGAAACTCCCAAAAAGCCGTTGAGTGACAGTAAAATTGCAGCCATGCTAGGGGAACAGGGTATCAAGGTGGCGAGACGCACCGTGGCCAAGTATCGGGAAGCGATGCATATTCCGCCCTCGAATGAGCGGAAGCGACTGGTTTAG
- the lptB gene encoding LPS export ABC transporter ATP-binding protein — protein MAVLRASNLAKSYKQKKVVIDVSLEIRSGEIVGLLGPNGAGKTTCFYMIVGLVPADKGRVTIDSQDITPLPMHGRARKGIGYLPQEASVFRKLSVRDNIMAILETRKGLSRTDRDAKLQELLEEFHITHIRDSVGMALSGGERRRVEIARALAMEPAFILLDEPFAGVDPISVSDIKHIIRHLRDKGIGVLITDHNVRETLDICEKAYIVSGGHIIASGNSEAILANEQVKEVYLGDEFRL, from the coding sequence ATGGCAGTTCTCAGAGCCAGTAATCTGGCAAAAAGCTATAAACAGAAGAAAGTGGTGATCGACGTTTCCCTGGAAATCCGAAGCGGTGAAATTGTCGGTCTGCTTGGTCCGAATGGCGCCGGGAAGACAACGTGTTTCTACATGATTGTCGGGCTGGTGCCGGCTGACAAGGGTCGGGTCACCATCGACAGCCAAGACATTACGCCCCTACCGATGCACGGCCGCGCCCGCAAGGGAATCGGCTATCTGCCACAGGAAGCGTCGGTTTTCCGGAAACTCTCCGTGCGCGACAACATCATGGCCATTCTGGAAACCCGCAAAGGGCTCAGTCGCACCGACCGCGATGCCAAACTGCAAGAACTTCTGGAAGAGTTCCATATCACCCACATTCGCGACAGTGTCGGCATGGCGTTGTCAGGGGGGGAGCGCCGGCGGGTAGAAATCGCCAGGGCCCTCGCAATGGAGCCCGCATTTATCCTGCTGGACGAGCCTTTCGCCGGCGTGGACCCGATTTCCGTCAGCGATATCAAACATATTATCCGCCACCTTCGGGACAAAGGCATCGGTGTTCTGATTACCGATCACAATGTGCGGGAAACCCTCGATATTTGTGAAAAGGCCTACATAGTTTCCGGCGGGCACATCATTGCGTCCGGCAACTCAGAGGCGATACTGGCCAACGAACAGGTCAAGGAAGTGTATCTCGGCGATGAATTCAGGCTGTGA